The bacterium genome has a window encoding:
- a CDS encoding IS110 family transposase has product WVEAAWSYRHRNTTSPELRKRRQGVPPEVLRIARRAQDRLHRKFWRLLSRSKLSQVTAVAVARELAGFVWAIAKQCPHRMPA; this is encoded by the coding sequence TTTGGGTCGAGGCCGCGTGGAGCTACCGCCACCGCAACACGACCAGCCCCGAGCTCCGGAAGCGGCGCCAAGGTGTTCCGCCCGAAGTCCTCCGGATCGCCCGGCGGGCACAAGATCGGTTGCACCGCAAGTTCTGGCGTCTTCTGAGTCGGAGTAAGCTGAGCCAAGTCACCGCGGTCGCCGTGGCGCGGGAACTGGCGGGGTTTGTGTGGGCGATTGCTAAACAGTGCCCGCACCGGATGCCGGCGTAG